tgaaaaaaaaagaacaagagGCTAGACGTAAATCAATAGAAACAAGAAGAGCTGATAATATAGAAATATTGAATTGTAAATAGAGTTCAGGTTCGATTCCATAGATAATATAAATGGGATTGTCTATAATGATAGACAAATGAAAGGTTTTATCAAGATTCTCATACTTGATATTTTGAAAATGGGTTGCTTGAGCTTGAAAATTCACTCATTGAAATTGAATAAGTAAACAATTAAATTGGATTCGGTTGGGTGGTACTAACAAAATCATGTGCTAACTCCCATTTCTTATTGAATTAACCGATCAACTTGCCGTCGGACAGTTATTTTGAATGCGATAGTTTTTGCAAAAAATTTAGatactttttactttattattatattatgagAATGAATTCTGGGATTGCCACGCTTGACAAAAAGAACCTAGGGCGTATCGCCCAAATCATTGGTCCGGTACTAGATGTAGCTTTTCCGCCAGGCAAAATGCCTAATATTTATAACGCTCTGATAGTTAAGGGTCGAGATACCGACGGTGAACCAATTAATGTGACTTGTGAGGTACAGCAATTATTAGGAAACAACCGAGTTAGGGCCGTAGCTATGAGTGCTACAGACGGTCTAACGAGAGGAATGGACGTAATTGATACGGGAGCTCCGCTAAGTGTTCCGGTAGGTGGAGCGACTCTCGGACGAATTTTCAATGTCCTTGGCGAGCCTATTGATAATTTAGGTCCTGTAGATAATAGCACAACATTTCCTATTCATAGATCTGCACCTGCCTTTATACAGTTAGATACAAAATTATCTATTTTTGAAACTGGAATTAAAGTAGTAGATCTTTTAGCCCCTTATCGTCGTGGAGGAAAAATCGGACTATTCGGGGGAGCTGGTGTGGGTAAAACAGTACTAATTATGGAATTGATTAACAATATTGCCAAGGCTCACGGAGGCGTATCTGTATTTGGCGGAGTCGGTGAACGGACTCGTGAAGGAAATGATCTTTACATGGAAATGAAAGAATCTGGAGTAATTAATGAACAAAATATTGCAGAATCAAAAGTAGCTCTAGTTTATGGTCAGATGAATGAACCGCCGGGAGCTCGTATGAGAGTTGGTTTGACTGCCCTAACTATGGCGGAATATTTCCGAGATGTTAATGAACAAGACGTACTTTTATTTATTGACAATATCTTCCGTTTTGTCCAAGCAGGATCTGAAGTATCCGCCTTGTTGGGTAGAATGCCTTCCGCTGTGGGTTATCAACCTACCCTTAGTACCGAAATGGGTTCTTTACAAGAAAGAATTACTTCTACCAAAGAGGGGTCCATAACTTCTATTCAAGCTGTTTATGTACCTGCAGATGATTTGACTGACCCTGCTCCTGCTACGACATTTGCACATTTAGATGCTACTACCGTACTATCAAGAGGATTAGCCGCCAAAGGTATTTATCCGGCAGTAGATCCTTTAGATTCAACGTCAACTATGCTACAACCCCGGATCGTTGGTGAAGAACATTATGACACTGCACAAGAGGTTAAGCAAACTTTACAACGTTacaaagaacttcaagatattATAGCTATTCTCGGATTGGACGAATTATCCGAAGAAGATCGTTTAACCGTAGCAAGAGCACGAAAAATTGAGCGTTTCTTATCACAACCTTTTTTCGTAGCAGAAGTATTTACGGGTTCTCCGGGAAAATATGTTGGTTTAGCAGAAACAATAAGAGGCTTTCAATTAATCCTTTCCGGCGAATTAGATGGTCTTCCTGAACAAGCCTTTTATTTGGTAGGTAACATCGATGAAGCTACGGCGAAGGCTATGAACTTAGAAATGGAGAGCAATTTGAAGAAATGACCTTAAATCTTTGTGTACTGACCCCTAATCGAATAGTTTGGGATTCAGAAGTGAAAGAAATCATTTTATCTACTAATAGTGGGCAAATTGGCGTATTACCAAACCACGCTCCAATTGCCACAGCAGTAGACATAGGTATTTTGAGAATACGCCTTAACGACCAATGGCTAACGATGGCTTTGATGGGCGGTTTCGCTAGAATAGGTAATAATGAGATCACTGTTTTAGTAAATGATGCAGAGAAAAGTGGTGACATTGATCCACAAGAAGCTCAGCAAACTCTTGAAATAGCGGAAGCTGCTTTGAGAAAGGCTGAAGGAAAGAGACAAACAATTGAGGCAAATCTAGCTCTCCGCCGGGCTAGGACACGAGTAGAGGCTATCAATGTCATTTCGTAATAAGTCGGTGCGTCCGAATAATCATCGATTTATAtatcctatatataatatatatatatttggttgttTTGTTTGACTTGATTCTGTCGAGTAAATACAATCAAGAGCAATCCTATTTTGATACAacgaaaaagaaatagaaaatagacaagatataaaatatcattttaCTAAAATAAAATGGGTATAAAAACTTATTAGATACCATTGCGGTATCTAATAAGTTCTACCTACTATTGGATTTGAACCAATGACTTCCGCCGTATGAAAGCAATACTCTAACCGCTGAGTTAAGTAGGTCATTTTTCTTCACAAAAAAACCAAAAGGGACTTGTCCCGTCGATAGATTATAAATCTCATATTACTTAGAAGCAATACCGATCAATATGATCTTGGATCGTGGAATAGTCATCTTGATTATATTCATCTTGACAAGACATTATCtacataataaaatatgtattaCAAGCACTAAGGGCTGTAGCTCAGTTGGTAGAGCACCTCGTTTACACGCGCGCCGATGTTTTTCAGGGGAGTGCATCATGCAATCAAAATTTTTGATCTTATTGATAAATCGATGTCTTACTCCATAACTTTGAGGGAAGAAGAGAACAATAGCCTGACAAGGTTCGGTCCGATTTAGGTGCCCAATTAGGTGCCAAACAGACCCCATCATTGGTTTGATATATTGATAAGGTGAATATCCAGTCTATTCAATGCTAGGCTGAGTATCAGGGCCtcaaaaaatatcttttcgtccTATGAACTTTAAGGTGTATGaagtttcatatttaatttttaagtagAGCGATAGAGACTTCATTTCACTTAGGTTAATCTAGGCCAGAGGCAGACCTACGTCAAGATAACCCCCCTGAAAAACTTTGGTAGTGTTCCTGAATCTGAATCCACATAATGACTCAGAGCACATGGAGCCATCTGCTTATTTTTctgtcaaaaataaaaatggcgAACTTGCTGATATTTCTAGCAGTTAATGAAAGAGCCCAATGCACAAAAAATGCATGTTGGGTCTTTGAAACAGTTcatatcattttgataataataagtttGATCTGTTTTACCGAGAAGGTCTACGGTTCGAGTCCGTATAGCCCTAGAGCCCTATAAAAAAAACGAATATTCAAATCgtatcttttttatttgaatttcttcGTTATTTTTTTAACTGACTAATTGCTTCATCAAAAAACAATCATTCCTATAAGCCCATTCCGGGGAATCGTTTAAAGTAATATCAAAGTAAAAGCAAAAACACATTTCATTTTAATTGACCCAATTTCTCTTTTTCCAGTTGTGGATAAACAAACCAACTTTTCTTCATTACTCTTCGTAGGAAAATTCCCTGACATTCTCTTACAGCTGACTACTTGTTCTATTCTAATTCTAaaccaataataaaaaagagACAAATGTACATCTtcataaaaaaatgaatatgaatttcatttaatttaatattttaatttttaataagataATCAAATGAAAGGATAATACAAATCGATTTCAATTTCGacctataataatataataatttatataaaaataatttaatatttaatatatatataattaaataataaataataaataaatatatttaaaattataaatatatttaaataaatattctatttaatatttaaattatattatttaaatttaattttttttttactaataattttaattttattttaactaataaATAGAATAGAattcaaaaaatttgaaaaaaaaagctaTGTAATAAAAATAGGATTCTAATATTAAAAGGAAACACGCGCGGCTAAAATAATTTTGATGGTTCGACCAAAAGCAATTCTTACTTTAACTAAACAGTTATGAACTACGTAACAATTTCAAGGCGAATTGACTAATCCGGTATATTTTCCACGTTCATAGGAGTGCATCTATGTTTCTGCTTTACGAATATGATATTTTTTGGGCATTTCTGATAATATCAAGTCTTATTCCTATTTTGGTATTTTTCATTTCGGGATTTATAGCTCCGACTAGCAAAGGACCGGAGAAACTTTCTAGTTATGAATCGGGTATAGAACCAATAGGTGACGCTTGGTTACAATTTAGAATCCGCTATTATTTATTTGCTctagtttttgttgtttttgatgttGAAACGGTTTTTCTTTATCCATGGGCAATGAGTTTCGATGTATTAGGTGTATCTGTATTTGTAGAAGCTTTAATTTTCGTGCTTATCTTAATTGTTGGTTTAGTTTATGCATGGCGAAAGGGGGCATTGGAATGGTCTTAGCTCCTGAATATTCagacaataaaaagaaaaaaggaaaaaattgaGATAGTTATGAATTCCATTGAGTTTCCCTTGTTTCATCGAACAACCCAAAATTCAGTAATTTCAACGACACTAAATGATCTTTCAAATTGGTCAAGACTCTCTAGTTTATGGCCACTTCTTTATGGTACCAGTTGTTGCTTCATTGAATTTGCTTCACTAATAGGTTCACGATTCGACTTTGATCGTTATGGACTAGTACCACGATCGAGTCCTAGACAAGCGGACCTTATTTTAACAGCTGGAACAGTAACAATGAAAATGGCCCCCTCCTTGGTGAGATTATACGAGCAAATGCCTGAACCAAAATATGTTATTGCTATGGGAGCATGTACAATTACAGGGGGGATGTTCAGTACCGATTCTTATAGTACTGTTCGTGGAGTCGATAAGCTAATTCCTGTGGATGTCTATTTGCCGGGCTGTCCACCTAAACCAGAAGCTATTATAGATGCTATAACAAAACTTCGTAAGAAAATATCTCGAGAAATCTATCCAGATAGAATTCTGTCTCAGCGAGAGAATAGGTTTTTTACTACCAATCACAAGTTTCAGGTTGGACATAGTATTCATACTGGAAATTATGATCAAGGATTCCTTTATCAAACGCCATCTACCGCAGAGATTCCTCCTGAAACATTTTTCAAATACAAAAGTTCAGTATCTTCCCACGAATTAGTAAATTAGACAGGATTCCTTTGCACAGAATAAAAAGTCGCGGCTCAATCTTCAGAAATTTCATCGTAAATCTGAAATACTTATACAAAAAATGCGGGAGAGATAAAAAAGATGCAGGGTAATTTGTCTGCTTGGCTAGTGAAGCATGGGCTAATTCATAGATCTTTGGGCTTTGATTACCAAGGAATAGAGACTTTACAAATAAAACCGGGGGATTGGCATTCCATTGCTgtcattttatatgtatatggttACAACTATCTCCGTTCCCAATGTGCCTATGATGTAGCACCAGGCGGATTATTAGCTAGTGTGTATCATCTTACTCGAATAGAGTATGGCGTGGATCAACCAGAAGAGGTATGCATAAAAGTATTTGCCCCGAGGAGGGATCCTAGAATTCCGTCGGTTTTCTGGGTTTGGAAAAgtgtggattttcaagaacggGAATCTTATGATATGTTAGGAATCTCTTATTATAATCATCCGCGTTTGAAACGTATCTTAATGCCTGAAAGTTGGATAGGATGGCCTCTACGTAAGGATTATATTGCTCCCAATTTTTATGAAATACAAGATGCtcattgaataaaaaaaaactaatcttcACTTCTACAATTCTATAGATTCAAGGTTCTATTCTAGATTAAACAGAGTAATTGAAGTCTCGTTTGTATTAtggtttgtatttttattatgtatagaaagaataaaaaaaatacaataaaattatTGATTCAaattattgattattgattcATTGGGATTCGCTAATTTGGAAAATACTTATTTCGGATGAGCCAAGTCGATAGGAAGAACCAAATGAATTCTGCAGTATCAACTTTGGACTGCCCACATCACTTAGGGGAAATATAGAAAGTCATGTAATGTAAGAGGAAATTAAATggaatagaaaagaaaatacaaataactCAAAAGAAATcggaattttttatttgtacagTATCTGAAATCCTGTTTATTCAGATCCTTCGCCTACTCTATTGAATCTTTCAACCTTAACCTTCGAATATGTATCAcgtattaacatttttttttcaaccagagtaaaaataaaaagaagagaaatatAGAATCTCGTTTTTTTGCATACTTTGTATAAAAATTACCCCTCTATAGGATGGGGTATATCTCTAAATCTAGTCTAGAGTCTTAATAAATATGTATtcatatcaatatcaattaATTGGTAGAATAGAGACTCATACAAATTAATCATGTGTCAGGAACCAGATTTGAACTGGTGACACGAGGATTTTCAGTCCTCTGCTCTACCAACTGAGCTATCCCAACTATTCCTGATGTCTCATCCTCATTTCATTTTACTAGAGAACGTGGGTCTATGTCAATTGAAAGGGTATTACAAAGCCTCATCCAGTTCCTATAATTTGTCAAAAGAACAACTTTGTAAGTTTCAGTATGAATAAAAATCTCGATCGTGAATCATTCAAACGGGGATTCCTTGCTCAAAGATGTTCATTTGTACATGTatgtatcatcatcatatataatgTGACATGTGATAAGAGAACAGCTTTTTCGCTCAGATCCTTTTGTATAAAAGTGAATGAGAAAGATAAAGAGTTTTGAACCACTAACGAAAAAGGATAAATAAAAAGGATATGATAAAGAATTGTAAAGAATTAGGAAATCAAATGGTCTTTTTGGGGATAGAGGGACTTGAACCCTCATGATTTTTGAAATCGACGGATTTTCCTCTTACTATAAATTTCATTGTTGCCAGTATTGGCATGTAGAACGGGACTCTATCTTTATTCTCGTCCGATTAATCAGTTCTTCAAAAGATCTATCAGATTATGGAGTGAATGGTTTGATCAATTAATATTGGATTCTTTCTTCAATATGGAATCGATTCACACCAATTCTTCTGTATTGTATTATGTTACAGGTTTATCCTTCACTTTTCTGAAGTTTGGATAGAAGGATTCCTATACCAATGTATACAATTAACTCCATTCGTTAGAATAGCTTCCATCGAGTCTCTGCACctatccttttttattttcgCTTTCTGAACCTTTGCTTGTTTTCGGAAAACGTGATTTGGCTCAGGATTGCCCATTTTTATTAATTCCAGGGTTTCTCTGAATTTGAAAGTTATCACTTAGTAAGTTTCCATACCAAGGCTCAATCCAATTAAGTCCGTAGCGTCTACCGATTTCGCCATATCCCCCTTTTGAGATGAAAATCTCATTGTGATCCCGTcccttttttctttcatttatacCGGAACCGTTCAATTCATTAGATAGATGCCCGTCTCGAAAAAGTGTTTTCTCCTCTTTGTGATTTCTTGTGTATCTTCTTTCATCTTCTATAGGAGGCTCGTATTCGGTCCAATCAAAAACGATTTTATCATTTCTGTATCCGCAATTCAATATAGGTGGATACATACCCTATACATCTGTCTCTCTTCCACTCATTTAACCATGAAATTGAAAATACTTGAACGgtcgataatttatttatattattttattattatttatattatatttttttataaaataaataaaaattaaaaaataattgaaattaTATATCGCTAGATTAATCTTATgttctataatataatatttaacagttattattatttgaaattaGAATTATTctattgtttatgtttaatttattaatatattaatttataatttaattaaaatttatatattaattaatattaataaataataataattaaaaaatttcatatttaatatgatattaattatgttataaataGCGAATATGAATAGCCAAGAAATAGTTAATAGCAAAGATTCTAAGAGTTTATTGAATTCCTCTGCATGTCGAATTTATGTTATGTGAGCCTGCTTAGCTCAGAGGTTAGAGCATCGCATTTGTAATGCGATGGTCATCGGTTCGATTCCGATAGTCGGCTTTTCTctagttattttcttttttacatgATTGATAATGCATCTTTGAAAtcaaagtgaaaaaaaaaaaagtattcttCTTTTCACAAAAGCCATTGATTATAGGATAGGAATTTCCTACTATCTCACGAACAGAATCCCTTTCcttttctatatatagaaaACCGGAAACTGGATATTTATTCAACCCATCTCATTattctttaattaatattaattaataatagaaTAATACTTCAGTAAATTTTGCTTTATTTACAATTTAGTTCATTTTTAGTTTAGATTTATTCTGTAGAATGAAATTTCATCAATAAGAATaagaattaattaataatatattaattataaataaataaggaGTCTTTATGTCGCGTTACCGAGGTCCTCGTTTCAAAAAAATACGTCGCCTGGGGGCTTTACCAGGGCTAA
This window of the Erigeron canadensis isolate Cc75 unplaced genomic scaffold, C_canadensis_v1 Conyza_canadensis_unscaffolded:231, whole genome shotgun sequence genome carries:
- the LOC122584363 gene encoding ATP synthase subunit beta, chloroplastic — protein: MRMNSGIATLDKKNLGRIAQIIGPVLDVAFPPGKMPNIYNALIVKGRDTDGEPINVTCEVQQLLGNNRVRAVAMSATDGLTRGMDVIDTGAPLSVPVGGATLGRIFNVLGEPIDNLGPVDNSTTFPIHRSAPAFIQLDTKLSIFETGIKVVDLLAPYRRGGKIGLFGGAGVGKTVLIMELINNIAKAHGGVSVFGGVGERTREGNDLYMEMKESGVINEQNIAESKVALVYGQMNEPPGARMRVGLTALTMAEYFRDVNEQDVLLFIDNIFRFVQAGSEVSALLGRMPSAVGYQPTLSTEMGSLQERITSTKEGSITSIQAVYVPADDLTDPAPATTFAHLDATTVLSRGLAAKGIYPAVDPLDSTSTMLQPRIVGEEHYDTAQEVKQTLQRYKELQDIIAILGLDELSEEDRLTVARARKIERFLSQPFFVAEVFTGSPGKYVGLAETIRGFQLILSGELDGLPEQAFYLVGNIDEATAKAMNLEMESNLKK
- the LOC122584368 gene encoding NAD(P)H-quinone oxidoreductase subunit K, chloroplastic-like encodes the protein MNSIEFPLFHRTTQNSVISTTLNDLSNWSRLSSLWPLLYGTSCCFIEFASLIGSRFDFDRYGLVPRSSPRQADLILTAGTVTMKMAPSLVRLYEQMPEPKYVIAMGACTITGGMFSTDSYSTVRGVDKLIPVDVYLPGCPPKPEAIIDAITKLRKKISREIYPDRILSQRENRSPGGLLASVYHLTRIEYGVDQPEEVCIKVFAPRRDPRIPSVFWVWKSVDFQERESYDMLGISYYNHPRLKRILMPESWIGWPLRKDYIAPNFYEIQDAH